In Aeromicrobium wangtongii, the DNA window TCCTGGGGCTTGACGACGAGCAGGACGACATCGGCGCCGGCCGCGGCCTCGGCGTTGCCGGTGACCTCGACCCCGTAGGCCTCCCGCAGCTCGGCGGCACGATCGTCGCGGCGCTCGCTGATGACGAGGTGGTCGACCGGGTGCCCGGAGGACAGGATCGCCGAGAGGAGGGTCTCGCCCATCACACCGGCACCGAGGATCGCGATCCGTTGAGTCATGCCCCTCACCCTAGTGTCGGGCGCCCTAGTGTTGGGCCGTGCGCCTGCGACCCGACCCGTTCATCGTGGCCCTGGTGTCCGCCGCGCTGATCGCGTCGTTCCTGCCCGCGACGGGCAACCTGCTGGAGCTGTTGAAGCACGCCGCGGTCGTCGCGATCGGCCTGCTGTTCTTCCTGTACGGCGCACGCCTGTCGACCGCGGAGACCATCGCCGGGCTGACCAGATGGCGCCTGCACCTGGTCATCTTGTCGACGACCTTCGTGGTGTTCCCGGTGCTGGGGCTGGCGACGCAGCTGCTGGAGGGCAACCTGCTGCGACCCTCGCTCGCCGCCGGGGTGCTGCTGCTGTGCCTGGTCCCGTCGACGGTCCAGTCGTGCGTCGTCTACACCGGGATCGCCCGCGGCAACGTCGCCGGTGCGGTGGTCAGCGCGTCGATGTCCAATCTGATCGGTGTCTTCCTGACCCCCGCCCTCGTGGCGCTGCTGATGTCGGCGGACGCCCGTGTGGACGCCGGCTCGATCGTGCGGATCGTCCTGCAGCTGCTCGCCCCGTTCGTGCTCGGACAGCTGCTGCGGCCACTCGTGGGAGGCTTCGTGACCCGTCAGGACGCGCGGCTCAAGCTCTTCGACCGCGGCAGCATCGTGCTGGTGGTGTTCGTCGCCTTCAGCGAGGGCGCCGATGCCCACATCTGGGCGTCCCAGACGGTGTGGTCGGTGCTGTCGGTCGCCGTGGTGTGCGCGGCGCTGCTGGCGGCCACGATGACGTGGTGCGTCGTGGTCGGCCGGCTCACGCGCCTGCCCCGCGGCGACCGGGTCGCGCTGCTGTTCTGCGGATCGAACAAGTCGCTGGCCAGCGGCCTGCCGATCGCCTCGGTGCTGTTCGCCGGCGACGCCGTCGCGCTCATCGTGCTGCCGTTGATGCTCTACCACCAGATGCAGATCATCACCGGCGCCCTCCTCGCCCGCCGCCTCGCCCCACCGGCCGAGCCCCAGGGGGAGACGGCCGGACTCAGGCGCTGATGTGCCGGCGCGTGAACTCCAGCGCCTCGACCAGGTCCGCCTCGCGCTCGGCCTGGTCCTTGGCCTTGCGGGTGTTGATCTCGACCACGATCTCCCCACCGAAGTCCGATTCGGCGACGGCCTCCAGGAACTCGGCGCACGGCTGGCTGCCGCGTCCGGGCACCAGGTGCTCGTCCTTGGCCGATCCCGTCCCGTCCGCGATGTGCACGTGCGCCAGCCGGTCGCCCAGCTCGCGCGCCATCGCCAGCGGATCGGAGCCGGCCGTCGAGCTGTGGGACAGGTCGAGCGTCACGTGGGAGTAGTCCTGCTCGACCGGGTCCCAGCCCGGCGCATAGGCGTGGAACTCGCGCTTGCCGGTGCGCCACGGGTACATGTTCTCCACCGCGAAGGTGACCCCGTGCTGGGCCTCCAGATCGGCGATGCCGTCGACGAAGGTGCGCGCGTACTCGCGCTGCCAGCGGAACGGCGGGTGCACGACGACGAGGGACGCGCCGACCTCCTGGGCCATCTCGGCGCTGCGATCCAGCTTGCCCCAGGGATCGGAACCCCACACGCGCTGCGTGACCAGCAGGCACGGCGCGTGGACCGACACCACAGGCATGTCGTGGAATGCGCTGAGCGCCTTGATGGCGGTGATGTCTGCGCTGACGTCGTCGATGCCGACCATGACCTCGACCCCGTCGTAGCCCAGTCGTGCCGCAGCCTCGAAACCGCTGGCGGTCGACCCCGGGTACACCGAGGACGTCGACAGCGAGACGCGGATGGGTTCGGGCACGCCCCCTAGCGTATGACGGCACCCCTCACAGGGCGTCCAGATGCTCCAGCAGCACGCCCTCGCGCAGCGCCCACGGGCAGATCTCCAGCTCCGACAGGTCGAACAGGTCCATCGTCGCCTCGGCGACGAGTGCACCGGCATGCATCTGGTGGGCCCGGTCCGGTGAGACCCCGGGCAACCGCTTGACCGCGTCGGGGCTCATCGTCCGCAGCTCGCTGACCAGACGCGACAGCTCACGCCGGGGCAGCACCCTGCGGACGTACTGCCCCTCCGAGGACGGCGCCGCACCGCAGATGCGAGCCAGGGACCGGAAGGTCTTGCTGGTCGCGACGGCCCGGTCGAAGGCGCCACCACGCAGGATCGCACCGGCCTCGTCGGCGATCGTCGAGCGGATGTGGAGCCGCAGCTCGGAATGGGTCCTGCCGCCCTGGAGCCACTCGCGCGTCAAGCGTCCGGCGCCCAGTGCCATCGACTGCGCGACATCGGGACTCTCGTCGGCTCCCGCGGCGATCTCCAGCGAGCCGCCGCCGATGTCGAAGACGCCCAGGCGTCCGGCGGACCAGCCGAACCAGCGCCGCACCGCGAGGAAGGTCAGTCGCGCCTCGTCAGGACCGGCCAGCACCTGCAGGTCCAGGCCGCTGGCCTCCCGCACCGCCGCGACGACCTCGTCGACGTTGACCGCATCACGCACGGCCGATGTGGCGAAGGCCAGGATCGTGGTGCAGCCCTTGTCCTCGGCCTGGGACCGCGCCGCCACGGCGTACTTGACCAGGCTGCTGACGCCCTCGGGGCTCACGGCCTGCTGGTCGTCGAGGTGCTCGGCCAGGCGCAGCGGTTCCTTGTAGGAATGGGCCGGGACGGGCGGCGCCCCGCGGAACGCGTCGACCACGAGGAGATGCCCGGTGTTGGATCCGATGTCCAGGACGCCCATACGCATGGCGCCATTCTCGCACCTGCAGCCGACCGGTCACACGCGGCAAGGCCGCGTAAACTTCCGGGGATGCCTGAAGTCGAGCTCGGATTCCCGCGGACGTACGTCGAGTTCACCAACCCCGCCGACCCCGACGAGGTGTTCCGGTGCGACCTGACCTGGCTGACGTCGCGCTGGACGTGCATCTTCGGTCAGGGCTGTCCGGGCATCTACGCGACGAGCCCCGAGGCGGGCTGCTGCACCCTGGGGGCGCACTTCTCCGACGATGACGACGCGGAGCGGACCCGGCTGGTCATGGAGCAGCTGACCCCGGCCCAGTGGGAGAACCACGACGAGGGGCACCGCGGCGGCTGGACCGAGACGGACGACGAGGGCGATCTCAAGACCCGCGCGTACCGGGGCGCCTGCATCTTCCACAACTCACGCGACTTCGCCGGCGGGTACGGGTGCGCGCTGCACGGCTACGCGCTCGACCACGGGCTCAAGCCGCACACCACCAAGCCCGACGTGTGCTGGCAGCTGCCGCTGCGCCGGCAGTTCCGCGATGTCGATCGCGGGGACGGCACGACGTACACCGAGACGCAGATCGGTGAGT includes these proteins:
- a CDS encoding bile acid:sodium symporter family protein, which produces MRLRPDPFIVALVSAALIASFLPATGNLLELLKHAAVVAIGLLFFLYGARLSTAETIAGLTRWRLHLVILSTTFVVFPVLGLATQLLEGNLLRPSLAAGVLLLCLVPSTVQSCVVYTGIARGNVAGAVVSASMSNLIGVFLTPALVALLMSADARVDAGSIVRIVLQLLAPFVLGQLLRPLVGGFVTRQDARLKLFDRGSIVLVVFVAFSEGADAHIWASQTVWSVLSVAVVCAALLAATMTWCVVVGRLTRLPRGDRVALLFCGSNKSLASGLPIASVLFAGDAVALIVLPLMLYHQMQIITGALLARRLAPPAEPQGETAGLRR
- a CDS encoding sugar phosphate isomerase/epimerase family protein, which produces MPEPIRVSLSTSSVYPGSTASGFEAAARLGYDGVEVMVGIDDVSADITAIKALSAFHDMPVVSVHAPCLLVTQRVWGSDPWGKLDRSAEMAQEVGASLVVVHPPFRWQREYARTFVDGIADLEAQHGVTFAVENMYPWRTGKREFHAYAPGWDPVEQDYSHVTLDLSHSSTAGSDPLAMARELGDRLAHVHIADGTGSAKDEHLVPGRGSQPCAEFLEAVAESDFGGEIVVEINTRKAKDQAEREADLVEALEFTRRHISA
- a CDS encoding Ppx/GppA phosphatase family protein, whose protein sequence is MRMGVLDIGSNTGHLLVVDAFRGAPPVPAHSYKEPLRLAEHLDDQQAVSPEGVSSLVKYAVAARSQAEDKGCTTILAFATSAVRDAVNVDEVVAAVREASGLDLQVLAGPDEARLTFLAVRRWFGWSAGRLGVFDIGGGSLEIAAGADESPDVAQSMALGAGRLTREWLQGGRTHSELRLHIRSTIADEAGAILRGGAFDRAVATSKTFRSLARICGAAPSSEGQYVRRVLPRRELSRLVSELRTMSPDAVKRLPGVSPDRAHQMHAGALVAEATMDLFDLSELEICPWALREGVLLEHLDAL